In Microplitis demolitor isolate Queensland-Clemson2020A chromosome 9, iyMicDemo2.1a, whole genome shotgun sequence, one genomic interval encodes:
- the LOC128668608 gene encoding DNA repair protein RAD52 homolog, with protein sequence MAVNHYDLEFLLEQANKLFSRDNWAHEIIDQTIDFVNENNKIVYVGCSTVVRVLLKSGRFHENVGFHEGVSESTGKAFEDARKVAII encoded by the exons atggcGGTAAATCACTAtgacttagaatttttattggaacaagcaaataaattattcagtagAGATAATTGGGCTcatgaaataattgatcaaacaATTG attttgtaaatgaaaataataaaattgtttatgttGGGTGTTCGACGGTGGTAAGAGTTCTTCTCAAATCTGGAAGATTTCATGAAAATGTAGGGTTTCATGAAGGCGTGTCTGAGTCCACTGGGAAAGCTTTCGAGGATGCGAGAAAAGTTgctatcatttaa